A genomic region of Anaerolineales bacterium contains the following coding sequences:
- the mazG gene encoding nucleoside triphosphate pyrophosphohydrolase, with translation MTDIAPLLNQIPTTDTLTVVHAPSMMAHYHPTFPPHMPALIHGIQSPEQLAKVLALLLLVYPSTHAIQVNDKATVLADLATSQPSDYPSSLYVPPLGANTSLEEFQELIAHLRAPDGCPWDREQTHQSLRRNLIEETYEVVAALDAADTAGMQEEFGDLMVQVALHAQIANEAGEFRMADVLHGIITKLIARHPHVFGEVELETADAVIANWENLKAAERKQQGTEKGLLDGVSAALPALSQAEAYTSRAARVGFEWPNIEGVLGDVAEEIAEFRAEAAGTPEQEAEFGDILFALVNLSRWLKIDAEAALRAANARFRKRFALVEAEARAQNRPLSELTLDEMNALWEQSKQGE, from the coding sequence ATGACTGACATCGCACCCTTGCTCAACCAGATACCCACTACCGATACGCTCACCGTAGTGCATGCGCCCAGCATGATGGCGCACTACCATCCAACCTTTCCGCCGCACATGCCCGCGCTGATTCATGGCATCCAATCCCCTGAGCAGCTTGCCAAGGTCCTTGCACTGCTATTGCTCGTATATCCATCTACGCATGCCATTCAAGTAAATGACAAGGCTACCGTACTGGCCGACCTGGCCACTAGCCAACCCAGCGACTATCCATCCAGCCTCTACGTCCCGCCGCTTGGCGCCAATACCTCCCTAGAGGAGTTTCAGGAGCTCATCGCCCACCTGCGGGCGCCGGATGGCTGCCCCTGGGATCGCGAGCAAACCCACCAAAGCCTGCGCCGCAACCTGATCGAAGAGACCTACGAGGTGGTGGCCGCGCTGGATGCCGCCGACACCGCGGGCATGCAGGAAGAGTTTGGCGATCTGATGGTGCAGGTGGCTCTGCACGCCCAGATCGCCAACGAGGCCGGCGAGTTTCGCATGGCGGATGTACTGCACGGCATCATCACCAAGCTCATCGCCCGCCACCCACATGTCTTCGGCGAAGTGGAGCTGGAGACTGCTGATGCGGTTATTGCCAACTGGGAGAACCTGAAAGCCGCCGAGCGCAAGCAGCAGGGCACTGAGAAAGGCCTGCTGGATGGCGTCTCGGCGGCGCTGCCGGCGCTCAGCCAGGCCGAAGCCTACACCAGCCGCGCCGCCCGGGTGGGCTTTGAGTGGCCCAATATCGAGGGCGTACTTGGGGATGTTGCGGAGGAGATCGCGGAGTTTCGCGCCGAGGCCGCCGGTACCCCCGAGCAGGAAGCTGAGTTTGGCGACATCTTGTTCGCCTTGGTCAACTTATCCCGCTGGCTCAAGATTGACGCTGAGGCGGCCCTGCGTGCGGCCAACGCGCGCTTCCGCAAACGCTTCGCGTTAGTGGAAGCGGAGGCACGCGCGCAAAATCGCCCGCTGAGCGAGCTCACGCTGGATGAGATGAACGCGCTGTGGGAGCAGAGCAAACAAGGCGAGTAG
- a CDS encoding excinuclease ABC subunit UvrA translates to MAEAKQEFIEIRGARENNLKNVSLRIPKRKVTIFTGVSGSGKSSIVFDTIATEAQRQLYETFSLYVRNFLPHYTQPDADGIENLGMAVVVDQKRLGGGSHSTMGTITDTYTVLRMLFSRIGQPFVGHPNVFSFNEPFGMCPECNGFGRKLQADTSKILDMSRSLNEGAILVPGFSSWAGLYQASGFFDNDKPLSKYNKDELELLLHGKDRKVKLTGFGDKGFNATYEGIIRKFENSYIKRDLKALSERTQKQIAPYLVEGPCPSCKGARLNKSVLMCKIDGYNIAELSAMEVSALLPIIKAIKSPEAKPMLDDLAARLQYLIDIGLDYLTLSRETDTLSGGESQRVKLVKQLSSSLIDMLYIFDEPSVGLHPRDVHRLNEMLQKIRDKGNTVLVVEHDPQVIEIADHIVDVGPRAGSQGGQIVYEGSYAGLLKANTLTGTHMKTAMPLKKEFRPAKGQLKLSKVSINNLKNVSVSIPQGVLTVVTGVAGSGKSSLINQAFVAQYPEAIVVDQSAVGANSRSNPATYTGMMDDIRKAFAKINKVNAGLFSYNSKGACENCQGLGVVYTELSFFDTVKSPCEVCGGKRFKDEVLGYLLNGKSIADVLDMTVLEALEHFEQPEIKRKLQAMADVGLTYLKLGQPLNTLSGGECQRIKLASELHKEGSIYVLDEPTTGLHMSDTDHLMGIINRLVDGGNTVVVIEHNMDVVRNADWVIDMGPEGGSRGGQVVFEGTPAELKKAKGSITSKYI, encoded by the coding sequence ATGGCTGAGGCAAAGCAAGAATTCATTGAAATCCGCGGCGCACGCGAGAACAACCTGAAGAATGTAAGCCTGCGTATCCCTAAGCGCAAAGTGACGATCTTCACCGGCGTATCCGGCTCGGGCAAATCTTCGATTGTGTTCGACACCATCGCCACCGAGGCGCAGCGCCAGTTGTACGAAACCTTCAGCCTGTACGTGCGCAACTTCCTGCCGCACTACACCCAGCCAGATGCCGATGGCATCGAGAACCTGGGGATGGCGGTGGTGGTGGATCAAAAGCGCCTGGGCGGCGGCTCGCACTCCACCATGGGCACGATCACCGACACCTACACTGTGCTGCGCATGCTGTTCTCGCGCATCGGGCAACCGTTCGTAGGCCACCCGAACGTATTCTCATTCAATGAGCCGTTTGGCATGTGCCCGGAATGCAACGGCTTCGGGCGCAAGCTGCAGGCGGATACCAGCAAGATCCTGGATATGAGCCGCTCGCTCAACGAAGGTGCGATTTTGGTGCCGGGCTTTAGCAGCTGGGCGGGCCTGTATCAGGCCAGCGGCTTCTTTGATAACGACAAGCCGCTCTCCAAGTACAACAAGGATGAGCTGGAGCTGCTGCTGCATGGCAAAGACCGCAAAGTGAAGCTAACTGGCTTTGGCGACAAGGGCTTCAACGCCACCTACGAAGGCATCATCCGCAAGTTCGAAAATTCCTACATCAAGCGTGACCTCAAGGCATTGTCTGAGCGCACGCAGAAGCAAATTGCGCCCTATTTAGTAGAAGGCCCCTGCCCCTCATGCAAGGGGGCGCGCCTCAATAAGTCTGTGCTGATGTGCAAGATTGACGGCTACAACATTGCCGAGCTCTCGGCGATGGAAGTGAGCGCACTGCTGCCGATCATCAAAGCCATCAAGAGCCCCGAAGCCAAACCTATGCTGGACGATCTGGCGGCGCGGCTGCAATACCTGATCGATATTGGATTGGATTATTTGACGCTCAGCCGCGAGACGGACACGCTCTCCGGCGGCGAATCACAGCGCGTCAAGCTGGTGAAGCAACTGAGCAGCAGCCTGATCGACATGCTGTACATCTTCGATGAGCCCAGCGTGGGCCTGCACCCGCGTGATGTGCACCGCCTGAACGAGATGCTGCAAAAGATTCGTGACAAGGGCAACACGGTGCTGGTGGTGGAACACGACCCGCAGGTGATTGAGATTGCCGACCACATTGTGGATGTAGGCCCGCGGGCCGGCAGCCAGGGCGGCCAAATTGTGTACGAGGGCAGCTACGCCGGCCTGCTGAAAGCGAACACGCTCACCGGCACGCACATGAAGACGGCTATGCCGCTCAAGAAGGAGTTCCGCCCTGCCAAGGGTCAGCTCAAGCTGAGCAAGGTGAGCATCAACAACCTCAAGAACGTCAGCGTTAGTATCCCGCAGGGCGTGCTGACGGTGGTCACCGGTGTGGCTGGCTCTGGCAAGAGCTCGCTGATCAATCAAGCCTTCGTGGCCCAGTATCCCGAAGCCATCGTGGTGGACCAATCGGCGGTGGGCGCCAACTCGCGCTCCAACCCGGCCACCTACACGGGGATGATGGACGACATCCGCAAGGCCTTCGCCAAGATCAACAAAGTTAACGCCGGCTTGTTCAGCTACAACTCCAAAGGCGCCTGTGAGAACTGCCAGGGGTTAGGCGTTGTATATACCGAGCTGTCCTTCTTTGATACGGTGAAGTCACCCTGTGAGGTGTGTGGCGGCAAGCGTTTCAAAGACGAAGTGCTCGGCTACCTACTGAACGGCAAGTCGATTGCCGATGTGCTGGACATGACCGTGCTGGAAGCGCTCGAGCACTTTGAGCAGCCCGAGATCAAGCGCAAACTGCAAGCGATGGCCGATGTTGGCCTGACCTACCTGAAGCTGGGCCAGCCGCTCAACACCCTCTCCGGCGGCGAGTGCCAGCGCATCAAGCTAGCCAGCGAGCTGCACAAAGAAGGCAGCATTTACGTGCTAGATGAGCCGACCACGGGTTTGCATATGTCTGACACCGACCACCTGATGGGCATCATCAACCGCCTGGTGGATGGCGGCAACACGGTGGTGGTGATCGAGCACAACATGGATGTGGTGCGCAATGCGGACTGGGTGATCGATATGGGGCCGGAGGGTGGCAGCCGCGGCGGCCAGGTGGTGTTTGAGGGCACGCCAGCCGAGCTTAAGAAGGCGAAGGGCTCGATTACGAGCAAGTATATTTAG
- a CDS encoding DUF1801 domain-containing protein — protein MPATQAASKEIDAIIKAAEPWKGQKMAELRELILAAGSTISEDVKWKKPSKPEGVAVWVENGNLCHIDLLKSAVRLNFHKGAQIKDPKKLFNTRLDSSTVRAIDFGPQDIIDKAGIKALVQAAVKLNKA, from the coding sequence GTGCCTGCTACGCAAGCGGCCAGCAAAGAGATTGATGCCATCATCAAGGCGGCTGAGCCCTGGAAAGGCCAAAAGATGGCCGAGCTACGTGAGCTGATCCTGGCGGCAGGCAGCACGATCAGCGAAGACGTGAAATGGAAGAAGCCCTCGAAACCTGAGGGCGTGGCGGTATGGGTAGAAAATGGCAACCTATGCCATATCGACCTGCTCAAGAGCGCGGTGCGGCTAAACTTCCATAAGGGGGCACAGATCAAGGATCCCAAAAAGCTGTTCAATACGCGGCTGGATAGCAGCACCGTGCGGGCGATTGACTTTGGGCCACAAGACATAATTGACAAAGCGGGGATCAAGGCGCTGGTTCAAGCCGCAGTGAAACTGAACAAAGCATAG
- a CDS encoding DUF1801 domain-containing protein, with amino-acid sequence MSAQKKATRAKTDTGFSAAEKAAMKERARELKALERIGKDRAKGEEALLEVVNKLPGAEGKMCARLHALISSAAPALLPRTSYGMPAYANEDGKVVLFFQPASKFEARYTTLGFNDSAKLDDGNMWPASLAVVKLTTSEKAKITKLVKKAVG; translated from the coding sequence ATGAGCGCACAAAAGAAAGCAACCCGCGCAAAAACGGATACAGGCTTCAGCGCCGCAGAAAAAGCGGCAATGAAGGAACGCGCCCGCGAGCTTAAGGCGCTGGAGCGCATTGGCAAAGACCGCGCCAAAGGCGAAGAAGCGCTGCTGGAGGTGGTGAACAAGCTGCCGGGCGCAGAAGGCAAGATGTGTGCGCGCCTGCACGCCCTGATCAGCAGTGCCGCTCCGGCGCTGCTGCCACGCACCTCGTACGGCATGCCCGCCTACGCCAACGAAGACGGCAAAGTAGTGCTCTTCTTCCAGCCGGCCAGCAAGTTTGAAGCGCGATACACCACGCTAGGCTTCAACGATTCGGCCAAGCTGGACGATGGCAACATGTGGCCAGCCTCACTTGCAGTGGTAAAGCTCACCACAAGTGAAAAAGCCAAGATCACTAAGCTGGTCAAGAAAGCCGTAGGCTAA
- a CDS encoding SRPBCC domain-containing protein, which produces MTEESKDREIVTSREFDAPRELLFDAFTDRTHVEGWWLPKGGTTLDWDSQPGGVWRYQAPTYGDNQMIFRITFVELDKPNKLVYDYSPDVANEENTVRTHVFFEEAGAKTKVTLQLVFPSKQAHAQAVKYGAIVGAMQALEGLADYLENIA; this is translated from the coding sequence ATGACTGAAGAGAGCAAAGACCGAGAGATCGTTACCTCGCGCGAGTTTGACGCGCCGCGCGAGCTGCTGTTTGATGCGTTCACCGACCGCACCCACGTCGAGGGCTGGTGGCTGCCCAAAGGCGGCACCACCTTGGATTGGGATAGCCAACCCGGCGGGGTATGGCGCTACCAGGCACCGACCTATGGCGACAACCAGATGATCTTCCGCATCACTTTTGTGGAGCTAGACAAGCCTAACAAATTGGTCTATGACTACAGCCCAGACGTGGCCAACGAAGAAAACACTGTGCGCACCCACGTATTCTTTGAAGAAGCCGGTGCCAAAACCAAAGTCACGCTGCAACTGGTCTTCCCCAGCAAACAAGCCCATGCGCAGGCGGTGAAGTACGGTGCCATCGTGGGCGCGATGCAGGCGCTGGAAGGCCTGGCTGACTACCTGGAAAATATCGCATGA
- a CDS encoding winged helix-turn-helix transcriptional regulator has product MHSKADTLSLTFGALSDPTRRAMLSRLAQGPATVKELAAPFSISLPAITKHLKVLERAGLIERGREAQWRPAQLQAAPLKDADQWLSNYRQHWEENFDRLGDYLAQIQKGDVR; this is encoded by the coding sequence ATGCACAGCAAAGCCGATACCCTCAGCCTGACCTTTGGCGCCCTGTCTGACCCCACCCGCCGTGCCATGCTGTCGCGCCTGGCGCAAGGGCCAGCTACCGTGAAGGAGCTGGCGGCGCCCTTTAGCATCAGCCTGCCGGCAATCACCAAGCACCTCAAAGTGCTGGAGCGGGCCGGGCTGATAGAACGCGGGCGTGAGGCACAGTGGCGCCCGGCGCAATTGCAGGCTGCGCCGCTCAAGGATGCGGATCAATGGCTAAGCAACTACCGCCAACATTGGGAAGAGAATTTTGACCGCCTGGGCGATTACCTAGCGCAAATACAAAAAGGAGATGTACGATGA
- a CDS encoding phosphohydrolase produces the protein MADLATAIQVALTSHAGQQDKAGQPYILHPLRLMLRMSTPEDMIVAVLHDVVEDSQITRADLERMGFAEPILDALDVLTHREEQSYEDYIAAIKQVPLARRVKLADLEDNSNILRLSEVTQASLERLQKYHTAWQTLKEE, from the coding sequence ATGGCTGATCTGGCAACCGCGATCCAGGTGGCGCTGACGTCACACGCCGGCCAGCAAGACAAGGCTGGCCAGCCCTACATCCTGCACCCACTGCGGCTCATGCTACGCATGAGCACGCCCGAAGACATGATCGTGGCCGTGCTGCACGATGTAGTGGAAGACTCACAAATTACGCGGGCCGACCTGGAGCGCATGGGCTTCGCCGAGCCGATCCTCGATGCGCTGGATGTGCTTACTCACCGTGAAGAGCAAAGCTACGAAGACTACATTGCGGCGATCAAGCAAGTGCCACTGGCCCGCCGTGTCAAGCTGGCCGACCTCGAAGATAACAGCAATATCCTACGTCTTAGTGAAGTAACGCAAGCATCCTTGGAGAGGCTGCAAAAATACCATACCGCCTGGCAAACGCTAAAAGAAGAATAA
- a CDS encoding DUF1684 domain-containing protein — MNTDYLSTLSAWRDEMSAGLRKPYSWLALAGLFWLAEGENSLGSAAGCAVQLPARAPAALGSLWLAGSQVTLRPAPGAQLRISAAPVDGETRLYDDHAEQPSLLFWEDVRMVVLKRGARYAVRLWDPQRPERSQAPDRTWHPADPAARVQARIERHTPPRVVPSVDIVGTPRELKIAATLHFEYAGVACAPDAELLADGRYSLMLKDAPGSGNYGGGRFVESELPAGDTVVLDLNRLYNPPCAFTPYATCPVPTPNSVLPVAILAGERYPADG; from the coding sequence ATGAACACAGACTATCTTTCAACTCTATCCGCCTGGCGCGACGAAATGAGCGCTGGCTTGCGCAAACCCTATAGTTGGCTGGCGCTGGCGGGTTTGTTCTGGCTGGCGGAAGGCGAAAACAGCCTGGGCAGTGCGGCTGGCTGCGCCGTGCAACTGCCGGCGCGTGCCCCCGCCGCACTCGGCAGCCTATGGCTGGCCGGCAGCCAGGTCACCCTGCGCCCGGCGCCCGGTGCGCAGTTGCGCATTAGCGCTGCCCCCGTGGATGGCGAAACCCGGCTCTATGATGATCATGCCGAGCAACCCAGCCTGCTCTTTTGGGAAGACGTGCGTATGGTGGTGCTCAAGCGCGGTGCGCGCTATGCCGTGCGCCTGTGGGACCCCCAGCGCCCGGAGCGCAGCCAGGCGCCAGACCGCACCTGGCACCCAGCAGACCCGGCCGCACGCGTGCAAGCACGCATTGAGCGCCACACGCCGCCACGAGTGGTACCCAGCGTAGATATCGTCGGCACGCCACGCGAGCTGAAGATTGCCGCAACCTTGCACTTTGAGTACGCGGGCGTGGCCTGCGCACCGGATGCCGAGTTGCTGGCGGATGGGCGCTACTCACTGATGCTCAAAGATGCGCCCGGCAGCGGCAACTATGGCGGCGGCCGCTTTGTGGAAAGCGAGCTACCGGCGGGCGATACCGTGGTGCTCGATCTCAACCGGCTGTATAACCCACCCTGCGCGTTCACACCGTATGCCACCTGCCCGGTGCCCACGCCCAACAGCGTGCTACCGGTGGCGATTCTAGCGGGCGAGCGCTACCCGGCTGATGGCTGA
- a CDS encoding tryptophanase, translating into MPKYLPEPFRIKVTEPIRLISRAEREQALKAAGYNVFGLRAEDVYIDFMTDSGTGAMSQAQWSAIMSGDESYAGARSYYRLKEVMEEIFGFKHFVPTHQGRAAENILAATLLKPGQFVPSNMHFDTTEGNILARGGVPANLVKQVAYEPQTVVDFKGDMDVDALKAWIEAKGPANIPFGMMTITNNAGGGQPVSLANIRAVSELYHSYNIPFFIDACRYAENAYFIKLREPGYADKTPLQIAQEIFALADGATMSSKKDGMVNIGGFLAMNDDKLFERVRAELILREGFPTYGGLAGRDLDALAVGLREGLQEDYLAYRLAQTAYAADRIRQAGVPMIEPTGAHAIYLDAATLLPHLSREQLPGQALSVALYLYGAIRAVEIGTVAFGQLVDGQWSFPALELVRLAIPRRSYTQSHFDYVAEVMAEIKADASKIKGLRMTYAPELLRHFTAQFEIA; encoded by the coding sequence ATGCCCAAGTACCTGCCCGAGCCGTTCCGCATTAAGGTGACCGAGCCTATTCGACTGATCAGCCGTGCCGAGCGCGAACAGGCGCTCAAGGCCGCCGGCTATAACGTCTTCGGCCTGCGGGCGGAAGACGTCTACATCGACTTTATGACGGATTCGGGCACCGGCGCAATGAGCCAGGCGCAATGGTCGGCGATCATGTCCGGCGATGAATCCTACGCCGGGGCACGCTCCTACTATCGCCTCAAAGAAGTGATGGAAGAGATCTTTGGCTTCAAGCACTTTGTCCCTACCCATCAAGGGCGCGCCGCCGAAAACATTCTGGCCGCCACGCTGCTGAAGCCGGGGCAGTTTGTGCCCTCGAACATGCACTTCGACACCACGGAGGGCAACATCCTCGCCCGCGGCGGTGTGCCCGCCAATTTGGTCAAGCAGGTGGCTTACGAGCCGCAGACCGTGGTGGATTTCAAGGGCGATATGGATGTGGACGCACTGAAAGCCTGGATCGAAGCCAAGGGCCCCGCCAACATCCCCTTCGGCATGATGACCATCACCAACAACGCCGGCGGCGGCCAACCGGTTTCGCTGGCCAACATCCGCGCAGTATCCGAGCTATATCACAGCTACAACATTCCCTTCTTCATTGATGCCTGCCGCTACGCAGAGAACGCGTATTTCATTAAGCTGCGTGAGCCAGGCTACGCCGATAAGACCCCCTTGCAAATCGCTCAGGAGATCTTTGCCCTGGCGGATGGCGCCACGATGAGCTCCAAGAAAGACGGCATGGTGAACATCGGTGGCTTCCTGGCGATGAACGACGACAAGCTGTTCGAGCGTGTGCGCGCCGAGCTGATCCTGCGTGAGGGCTTCCCCACCTATGGTGGCCTGGCCGGCCGCGATCTGGATGCGCTCGCCGTGGGCCTGCGCGAGGGCCTGCAGGAAGATTACCTGGCCTACCGCTTGGCGCAAACCGCCTACGCCGCCGATCGCATTCGCCAGGCCGGCGTACCAATGATCGAGCCGACCGGGGCGCACGCCATCTATCTGGATGCGGCCACGCTGCTGCCACACCTCAGCCGTGAGCAATTGCCCGGCCAGGCGCTTTCGGTGGCGCTGTATCTGTATGGCGCTATCCGCGCCGTTGAAATTGGCACAGTGGCCTTTGGCCAACTGGTGGACGGCCAATGGAGCTTCCCCGCGCTGGAGTTGGTGCGTCTGGCCATCCCGCGCCGCAGCTATACGCAGAGCCATTTTGACTACGTGGCCGAAGTGATGGCCGAGATCAAGGCGGATGCGAGCAAGATCAAAGGCCTGCGCATGACCTATGCCCCGGAGCTGTTGCGCCACTTCACGGCTCAATTTGAGATCGCCTAA
- a CDS encoding MBL fold metallo-hydrolase, translating to MTLGPAQTNCYIVAEQGSQDAVVIDPAWDGHLILEQLQQRGWRTAAIWLTHAHFDHFGGAAALADGTPTPPQVALHPADYVLWRAGGGARNYGLSFDPGPEPTIDLAGGQTLYIGKTALEVRFAPGHSRGSVMFYCAAEQLMFCGDVIFQMSIGRTDLPGADHQTLLDSIAREVLPLPDAVRLLPGHGPETTVGQEREYNPFLQD from the coding sequence ATGACATTGGGACCTGCCCAGACCAACTGCTACATCGTGGCTGAGCAGGGCAGTCAAGATGCGGTGGTGATCGACCCGGCCTGGGATGGACACCTGATCCTGGAGCAGTTGCAGCAACGCGGCTGGCGCACCGCGGCGATCTGGCTGACGCATGCCCACTTCGATCACTTCGGCGGGGCGGCGGCCCTGGCCGACGGCACGCCCACGCCGCCGCAGGTGGCGCTACACCCCGCTGATTATGTGTTGTGGCGCGCCGGTGGCGGGGCGCGCAACTACGGACTGAGCTTTGACCCTGGCCCGGAGCCTACGATCGATCTGGCCGGCGGGCAAACCCTATACATCGGCAAGACTGCGCTGGAAGTGCGCTTTGCACCGGGCCATTCGCGCGGCAGTGTGATGTTCTATTGCGCCGCCGAGCAATTGATGTTTTGTGGCGATGTGATCTTCCAGATGAGCATTGGCCGCACTGATCTGCCTGGCGCCGACCACCAGACCTTGCTAGATAGCATTGCCCGCGAGGTGTTGCCGCTGCCGGATGCGGTGCGCTTGCTGCCCGGCCACGGCCCGGAGACTACGGTGGGGCAGGAGCGCGAGTACAACCCATTTCTGCAAGACTAA
- a CDS encoding DinB family protein, translating to MLNELLLDMYDFTCWGRELILEQAAKLTPEQFVQETRFPIKSVRATLAHTLSAESGYYARCVGQPHSGLPETDFSDVASLQARWQVEQEKMRAYLAQVSEAELNEAVTYSTPQGEITRTRILLIKQLFFHSMQHRAELAQMLTEFGYSPGNIDYTLFAMHKQA from the coding sequence ATGCTGAACGAGCTTTTACTGGATATGTACGACTTTACCTGCTGGGGGCGTGAGCTGATCCTGGAGCAGGCGGCCAAACTTACGCCGGAGCAGTTTGTGCAGGAGACGCGTTTCCCGATCAAGAGTGTGCGTGCCACGCTGGCCCACACGCTCTCGGCCGAGAGCGGCTACTATGCGCGCTGCGTGGGCCAGCCGCATAGCGGCCTGCCCGAGACGGATTTCTCCGATGTGGCCAGCCTGCAGGCGCGCTGGCAGGTGGAGCAGGAGAAGATGCGTGCCTACCTGGCCCAGGTGAGCGAAGCCGAGCTGAACGAGGCTGTGACCTATAGCACCCCGCAAGGCGAGATCACCCGGACACGTATTCTGCTCATCAAGCAGCTCTTCTTCCATAGTATGCAGCACCGCGCTGAGTTGGCCCAAATGCTCACTGAGTTTGGCTACTCGCCGGGCAATATTGACTACACCTTGTTTGCCATGCACAAGCAGGCCTAG
- the rny gene encoding ribonuclease Y, whose translation MDTISILIALVAAAAGYGLRHLQVQSAKRRNQEDAERILNQAREEAKSVELKAKNEALELRQQAEADIERKRKDLSREDDRLRNRRSELDNRTEKLEEREQGLNKRQSNLDRRTNEIEQQRTEIVKRLESVSSMTRDEARKVLMDEVEKESRGDMARIIRQIEAEAKEEGETRARNLVAMAVQRVASDYVSENTTSVVTLPSDDMKGRIIGRNGRNIRSFEQAAGVDVIVDDTPEAVTISSFDPVRREVARRTLQKLVQDGRIHPASIEKLLKKEQDEVDKAMQEAGENAVYEAGVPHLHKEIVKMLGRLKYRTSYGQNQLAHAVEAAGLAGVIATELGADVELAKMGGLLHDLGKAMDHNVEGTHAAIGAEFAKRYGVNPLVVNAIAAHHHEVEQESVEAVIVEAADAISGARPGARRESLEQYIKRIKALEDLANSYKGVTQSYALQAGREVRIIVRPEDVDDLEAARMARDIAKQIEDTMQYPGQIKVTVLRETRASEFAK comes from the coding sequence ATGGACACGATTAGCATCCTCATCGCACTTGTGGCCGCCGCCGCCGGCTATGGGCTACGCCACCTGCAAGTGCAAAGCGCCAAACGGCGCAACCAGGAAGACGCAGAACGCATCCTCAACCAGGCGCGCGAGGAAGCCAAGAGCGTGGAGCTCAAGGCCAAGAACGAAGCGCTGGAACTGCGCCAGCAGGCCGAAGCCGATATTGAACGCAAGCGCAAAGACCTCAGCCGCGAAGATGACCGCCTGCGCAACCGTCGCTCTGAGCTGGACAATCGCACCGAAAAGCTGGAAGAGCGCGAGCAAGGCCTCAACAAGCGCCAAAGCAATCTTGACCGGCGCACCAACGAGATCGAACAGCAGCGCACCGAGATCGTCAAGCGCCTGGAGAGCGTCTCCTCGATGACGCGCGACGAAGCCCGCAAAGTGCTGATGGACGAGGTCGAGAAGGAATCACGCGGCGATATGGCGCGCATCATCCGCCAGATCGAAGCGGAAGCCAAGGAAGAGGGCGAGACGCGCGCCCGCAACCTGGTGGCGATGGCGGTACAGCGCGTGGCTTCCGATTACGTTTCGGAGAACACGACCTCGGTCGTCACCCTGCCCTCCGACGACATGAAGGGCCGCATCATCGGCCGCAACGGCCGTAACATCCGCTCCTTTGAGCAGGCCGCCGGCGTTGACGTCATCGTCGACGATACACCCGAAGCGGTCACCATTTCCAGCTTCGACCCGGTGCGCCGTGAAGTCGCCCGCCGCACGCTGCAGAAGTTGGTGCAAGACGGGCGTATTCACCCGGCCAGCATCGAGAAACTGCTCAAGAAGGAGCAGGACGAAGTAGACAAGGCCATGCAAGAAGCCGGCGAGAATGCTGTCTACGAAGCCGGTGTACCGCACCTGCACAAAGAAATCGTCAAGATGCTCGGACGCCTCAAGTACCGCACCTCATATGGCCAGAACCAACTCGCCCACGCCGTGGAAGCGGCCGGCCTGGCGGGCGTGATCGCTACTGAGCTGGGCGCAGATGTGGAGCTGGCCAAGATGGGCGGCCTGCTGCACGATCTGGGCAAAGCCATGGATCACAACGTGGAAGGCACGCACGCCGCCATCGGCGCCGAGTTTGCCAAACGCTACGGCGTCAACCCGCTGGTGGTCAACGCCATCGCCGCCCACCACCATGAGGTGGAGCAGGAGAGTGTGGAAGCGGTGATCGTGGAAGCCGCGGATGCCATCTCCGGCGCCCGCCCCGGCGCCCGCCGTGAGAGCCTGGAGCAGTACATCAAGCGCATCAAGGCGCTGGAAGACCTGGCCAACTCCTACAAGGGTGTGACGCAGAGCTACGCGCTGCAAGCCGGCCGCGAGGTGCGCATCATTGTGCGCCCCGAAGATGTAGACGACCTGGAAGCAGCACGCATGGCCCGCGATATCGCCAAGCAGATCGAAGACACCATGCAATACCCCGGCCAGATCAAGGTCACCGTACTGCGCGAGACGCGTGCCAGCGAATTTGCGAAGTAA